In one window of Thalassotalea agarivorans DNA:
- the hisS gene encoding histidine--tRNA ligase: protein MSKAIQAIRGMNDCLPTETNIWQMVESVLRRVASNYGFAEIRMPIVESTHLFKRSIGEVTDIVEKEMYTFDDRNGDSLTLRPEGTASCVRAGIEHGLLYNQEQRLWYMGPMFRHERPQKGRYRQFHQFGIEAFGIATPDIDAEIIMLSARIWRELGISEFVELELNSLGSNEERAAYRDALVAFLTERESQLDEDSKRRMHTNPLRVLDSKNPDVQAALQGAPKLSDYFGEESQQHFEQLCARLDAAGIKYTINDKLVRGLDYYNRTVFEWVTSSLGAQGTVCAGGRYDGLVEQLGGKASPAFGFALGIERLVLLLTSLEKVNNVRPQVDAYLITLGEGIDIKGVALAEQWRSQVPDIHIQNHCGGGNMKKQMKKADRSGAQIALILGEDELANQQITVKYLRGQHEQQTVALSDVAALLETLI from the coding sequence GTGAGTAAAGCGATACAGGCCATTCGAGGAATGAATGATTGCCTGCCAACAGAAACCAATATTTGGCAAATGGTAGAGTCGGTATTACGCCGTGTTGCAAGCAACTACGGTTTTGCTGAGATCCGCATGCCGATCGTTGAATCGACCCATTTATTTAAACGTTCTATCGGTGAAGTAACGGACATCGTTGAAAAGGAAATGTATACCTTTGACGACCGTAATGGCGACAGCTTAACACTTCGTCCAGAAGGCACAGCAAGTTGCGTGAGAGCGGGTATCGAGCATGGTTTACTGTACAACCAAGAACAACGATTGTGGTATATGGGCCCAATGTTTCGACATGAGCGTCCTCAAAAAGGCCGATATAGACAGTTCCATCAATTTGGTATTGAAGCCTTTGGTATTGCAACGCCAGATATTGACGCTGAAATTATTATGCTATCTGCGCGCATTTGGCGGGAACTTGGTATCTCAGAGTTTGTCGAACTAGAGTTGAATTCGTTAGGTTCTAATGAAGAGCGCGCCGCTTATCGTGATGCGTTAGTTGCGTTTCTAACAGAAAGAGAGTCGCAGCTTGATGAAGATAGTAAGCGTCGAATGCATACTAATCCGTTACGTGTGCTTGATAGTAAGAATCCTGATGTACAGGCGGCACTTCAAGGTGCACCGAAGCTGAGTGATTATTTTGGTGAAGAGTCACAGCAACATTTTGAACAGTTGTGCGCGCGTTTAGATGCGGCAGGTATCAAATACACCATTAACGATAAGTTAGTGAGAGGTCTCGATTACTATAATCGCACCGTGTTTGAATGGGTAACTTCTAGCCTTGGCGCTCAAGGTACTGTATGTGCCGGCGGCCGCTATGATGGTTTGGTAGAACAGCTCGGCGGTAAAGCGTCACCAGCCTTTGGTTTTGCCTTGGGTATTGAACGTTTAGTTTTACTCTTGACCAGCTTAGAAAAAGTGAATAATGTTCGACCTCAAGTAGACGCCTATTTAATTACATTAGGTGAAGGTATCGACATTAAGGGCGTTGCGCTAGCTGAACAATGGCGTAGTCAAGTCCCTGATATTCATATTCAAAACCACTGTGGTGGCGGCAATATGAAAAAACAAATGAAAAAAGCCGATAGATCAGGTGCACAAATTGCCTTGATACTAGGTGAAGACGAATTAGCCAATCAGCAGATAACCGTAAAATATCTGCGTGGGCAACATGAACAACAAACAGTTGCATTATCAGATGTGGCTGCTTTGCTAGAGACATTAATTTAA
- the der gene encoding ribosome biogenesis GTPase Der → MLPVVALVGRPNVGKSTLFNRLTRSRDALVADYPGLTRDRQYGQAYVEDEPFIVIDTGGIHGDEEGIDALMAQQSLAAIDEADAVLFLVDARAGLTSADEAIADYLRKQDKTVFLVANKIDGIDADSAVAEFYALALGDVHQIAAAHGRGVTQLLTLALSPYIESLNVSNEEDAQQLDAELEETVEEVEAPEHDDKIKLAIIGKPNVGKSTLTNRILGEDRVVVYDMPGTTRDSVYIPLERNGREYTLIDTAGIRRRKNITDVVEKYSIVKTLRAIEDANVCLLVVDAREGLTDQDLSLLGFILEAGRSLVIAVNKWDGIDQSVKDSINKEIDRRLGFIDFARIHFISALHGTGVGHLFESVEEAFVSATKRISTSMVTKVLEMAAFDHQPPMHNGRRIKLKYAHAGGYNPPIVVIHGNQVKHLPISYKRYLMNYYRKSLKIMGTPIKIEFRETSNPFAGKKKLNYTEQKKRARATQGYKKDE, encoded by the coding sequence ATGTTACCCGTAGTCGCTTTAGTCGGTCGCCCTAATGTCGGTAAATCAACGTTATTTAATCGCTTAACTCGCAGTCGAGACGCGTTAGTAGCGGATTATCCTGGATTAACGCGAGACCGTCAGTATGGCCAAGCGTATGTAGAAGATGAACCCTTTATCGTTATCGATACCGGTGGTATTCATGGCGACGAAGAAGGCATTGATGCACTTATGGCGCAGCAATCGCTTGCAGCTATAGATGAAGCGGATGCGGTACTTTTTCTCGTGGACGCAAGAGCGGGGCTAACTTCTGCTGATGAAGCTATCGCTGACTACTTGCGAAAGCAAGATAAAACAGTGTTCTTAGTTGCTAACAAAATAGATGGTATTGATGCCGATTCCGCTGTCGCTGAGTTTTATGCCTTAGCGCTTGGTGACGTGCATCAAATAGCCGCAGCACACGGTCGTGGTGTAACGCAATTGCTTACGTTAGCACTTTCTCCTTACATTGAGTCTTTAAACGTATCGAACGAAGAAGACGCCCAGCAGCTAGATGCTGAGCTTGAGGAGACGGTCGAAGAGGTCGAAGCACCTGAACACGATGACAAGATAAAGCTGGCTATTATTGGTAAACCAAATGTAGGTAAGTCAACACTAACGAACCGTATTTTGGGTGAAGATCGAGTTGTTGTTTACGATATGCCAGGTACTACAAGAGATAGTGTTTACATTCCGTTGGAGCGTAACGGCAGAGAATACACGCTAATCGATACAGCGGGCATTAGGCGCCGAAAAAATATTACCGATGTTGTAGAGAAGTACTCTATTGTTAAAACGCTGCGCGCGATTGAAGATGCCAACGTTTGTTTATTGGTGGTTGATGCAAGAGAAGGCTTGACCGATCAAGATTTGAGTCTATTGGGCTTTATTCTAGAAGCGGGTCGTTCGTTGGTGATTGCAGTTAACAAGTGGGATGGCATTGATCAGTCAGTTAAAGATAGCATCAATAAAGAAATCGACAGACGATTAGGTTTTATCGATTTTGCGCGTATCCATTTTATCTCTGCGCTTCATGGCACAGGTGTAGGGCATTTGTTTGAATCGGTTGAAGAAGCATTTGTTTCGGCTACTAAACGTATTTCAACGTCGATGGTTACTAAGGTATTAGAAATGGCTGCTTTTGACCATCAGCCGCCAATGCACAATGGTCGCCGCATCAAATTAAAATATGCGCACGCAGGTGGCTACAACCCGCCAATCGTTGTTATTCATGGTAACCAGGTAAAACATTTACCGATTTCATATAAACGTTACTTAATGAATTACTATCGTAAGTCGTTAAAAATTATGGGTACGCCGATTAAAATAGAATTTAGAGAAACGTCCAATCCTTTCGCGGGTAAGAAAAAGCTTAACTATACCGAGCAGAAAAAGCGCGCAAGAGCGACTCAGGGATACAAGAAAGACGAATAG
- the ndk gene encoding nucleoside-diphosphate kinase → MAIERTFSIVKPDAVAKNVIGQIYNRFETAGLTIIASKMVHLSKEQAEGFYAEHSERPFFGALVEFMTSGPVMVQVLEGENAVLKNREIMGATNPAEALAGTLRADYANSIDENAVHGSDALESAAREIAYFFSDEEICPRTR, encoded by the coding sequence ATGGCTATCGAACGTACTTTTTCTATCGTTAAGCCTGATGCAGTGGCTAAAAACGTTATTGGTCAGATTTACAACCGCTTTGAAACTGCTGGTTTAACTATCATTGCTTCAAAAATGGTTCACCTTTCAAAAGAGCAAGCTGAAGGTTTCTACGCTGAGCACAGCGAGCGTCCTTTCTTCGGTGCACTTGTTGAGTTCATGACATCTGGTCCAGTAATGGTTCAAGTACTTGAAGGTGAAAACGCAGTACTTAAAAACCGTGAAATCATGGGCGCTACTAACCCAGCTGAAGCATTAGCAGGTACATTACGTGCAGACTACGCAAACTCAATCGATGAGAATGCTGTTCACGGTTCTGATGCATTAGAATCAGCAGCACGTGAAATCGCGTACTTTTTCTCTGACGAAGAGATTTGTCCTCGCACTCGCTAA
- the pilW gene encoding type IV pilus biogenesis/stability protein PilW, protein MKKIIISSLCISVLSACVTQTYEADNETPIVLSEASNNEIAMTRISLGLSYLNKGDTSKAKLNLEKAKKTSPNLVQVHTAFAHYYDSVSEPELAVKSFEKALDLDPQNADTLNNYGVFLCKHAKYKESEEKFLQAIAVPSYLLVSQSYQNLALCQLEAKDYKKAEQYTEKAVLHSPTSVSALHQMMQVQYIKADYKKAATYLKRYEGAMSQYAPDALALAYKIYANQNNETAANKYAALLFQLYPASEQMKAYKENRLQHIPEDDWAEEYRILHAPKKRVVVLSPSKKTLTANTKKPEIPVKTAPPSVEKAATPVMVSTAAAVEPTAQLGANASMLAVSNAMAESKPQQPNAPAKKQPANYTKVPERSVTSTQPVALKRPEDLPEENIKENTDVISVGQVDLEKEKAVEEKKVAAAKTHVVEKGQGLFRISKMYNIRLSTLMKWNDITNADQIEVGDVLVVSQPEQSK, encoded by the coding sequence ATGAAAAAAATTATAATATCTTCACTATGTATTTCGGTGCTGTCAGCTTGTGTTACACAAACATATGAAGCTGACAACGAAACACCTATCGTGTTAAGTGAAGCGTCAAACAATGAAATCGCGATGACGCGAATTTCACTTGGATTAAGTTACTTAAACAAAGGCGACACTAGTAAAGCTAAGCTAAATCTAGAAAAAGCTAAGAAAACCTCACCTAATCTTGTGCAGGTGCATACAGCATTTGCCCATTACTATGACTCAGTAAGTGAGCCAGAGTTAGCAGTAAAAAGCTTTGAAAAAGCATTAGATTTAGACCCACAAAATGCAGACACTTTGAATAACTATGGCGTGTTCTTATGTAAGCATGCCAAATACAAAGAGTCTGAAGAAAAATTCCTACAAGCGATTGCAGTACCAAGTTACTTATTGGTGAGCCAAAGCTATCAAAATTTAGCCTTATGTCAGCTTGAAGCAAAAGACTACAAAAAAGCTGAGCAATATACCGAAAAAGCTGTGTTGCATAGTCCTACAAGCGTGTCTGCACTGCACCAGATGATGCAAGTGCAATACATTAAAGCGGATTATAAAAAAGCAGCGACGTATCTAAAACGCTATGAAGGTGCTATGAGCCAATATGCACCCGACGCGCTGGCGCTAGCATACAAAATATACGCCAATCAAAATAATGAAACAGCCGCTAACAAATATGCTGCGCTGTTGTTTCAGCTATATCCAGCATCAGAGCAAATGAAGGCGTATAAAGAAAATCGCTTACAACATATTCCAGAAGATGATTGGGCTGAAGAGTATCGCATTTTACATGCACCTAAAAAGCGTGTTGTTGTGCTTTCACCTTCTAAGAAAACCCTAACAGCCAATACCAAAAAGCCTGAAATTCCGGTTAAAACAGCACCGCCATCTGTAGAAAAAGCGGCAACACCTGTAATGGTATCAACAGCAGCTGCTGTCGAACCCACGGCACAATTAGGTGCGAATGCAAGTATGTTGGCAGTGAGCAATGCTATGGCAGAGAGCAAGCCGCAGCAGCCAAATGCACCTGCGAAGAAGCAACCGGCTAATTACACTAAAGTGCCAGAGCGCAGCGTGACTAGTACACAGCCTGTTGCGTTGAAAAGGCCTGAAGATTTACCCGAAGAGAATATCAAAGAAAATACTGATGTAATTTCAGTAGGTCAGGTAGACCTAGAGAAAGAAAAAGCGGTAGAAGAGAAGAAAGTTGCAGCGGCGAAAACCCATGTTGTAGAAAAGGGACAAGGACTATTCCGTATCTCTAAAATGTACAACATTCGCTTAAGTACTTTAATGAAATGGAATGACATTACAAACGCCGACCAAATAGAAGTGGGTGATGTACTCGTTGTTTCTCAACCTGAACAGTCGAAGTAG
- the ispG gene encoding flavodoxin-dependent (E)-4-hydroxy-3-methylbut-2-enyl-diphosphate synthase, whose translation MFKESPIVRRKSKQIHVGNVAVGGDAPISVQSMTNTLTTDVDATVAQIKSLESVGADIVRVSVPTMNAAEAFKEIKKQVNVPLVTDIHFDYRIALKVAEYGADCLRINPGNIGREDRVKAVVESARDKNIPIRIGVNGGSLERDLQEKYGEPTPEALVESAMRHIDILDRLNFDQFKVSVKASDVFLAVDSYRLLAKQIENPLHLGITEAGGFRSGSVKSAIGLGLLLNEGIGDTLRVSLAADPVEEIKVGFDILKSLKLRSRGINFIACPSCSRQEFDVIGTVNALEQRVEDILTPMDVSIIGCIVNGPGEAEVSDLGLTGGSKKSGYYLDGVRQKERFDNDQLVDQLEQRIRAKAKLMDEEQRLDVKVIDQDDI comes from the coding sequence ATGTTTAAAGAATCTCCTATTGTCCGTCGTAAATCAAAACAAATTCATGTCGGTAATGTTGCCGTAGGTGGTGACGCACCTATCTCGGTGCAATCAATGACTAACACCCTAACGACTGATGTAGATGCTACTGTTGCACAAATTAAATCGTTAGAATCTGTAGGCGCAGACATTGTCCGTGTTAGCGTACCCACCATGAATGCTGCTGAAGCATTTAAAGAAATTAAAAAACAAGTCAATGTGCCGCTAGTCACTGATATCCATTTTGATTATCGCATTGCCTTAAAAGTGGCAGAGTATGGTGCCGACTGTTTGCGCATTAACCCAGGCAACATTGGCCGAGAAGATCGTGTTAAAGCGGTAGTTGAGTCTGCTCGTGATAAAAATATTCCCATCCGTATTGGCGTTAACGGTGGCTCTTTAGAGCGCGACTTACAAGAAAAGTATGGTGAACCAACACCAGAAGCGCTTGTCGAGTCTGCGATGCGTCATATTGATATATTAGATAGACTTAACTTTGATCAATTTAAAGTATCAGTAAAAGCTTCCGACGTATTCTTAGCGGTAGATTCGTACCGACTTTTAGCAAAACAGATTGAAAACCCTTTGCATCTTGGCATAACCGAAGCTGGTGGCTTTAGATCAGGTTCAGTCAAATCAGCGATTGGTTTGGGCCTGTTATTGAATGAAGGCATAGGTGACACCTTAAGAGTGTCTTTAGCAGCAGATCCTGTCGAAGAAATTAAGGTCGGTTTTGATATATTGAAATCGCTTAAACTGCGTTCAAGAGGCATAAATTTTATTGCCTGCCCAAGTTGTTCACGCCAAGAGTTTGATGTAATCGGCACTGTTAATGCACTTGAGCAGCGTGTTGAAGATATATTAACGCCGATGGATGTCTCTATTATTGGCTGTATTGTCAATGGGCCAGGCGAAGCAGAAGTTTCTGATCTTGGTTTAACCGGAGGTAGTAAGAAAAGCGGTTATTACCTTGATGGCGTGAGACAAAAAGAACGCTTTGACAATGATCAATTAGTCGATCAGTTAGAGCAACGCATTCGCGCTAAAGCCAAGTTGATGGATGAAGAACAACGCCTTGATGTCAAAGTAATTGATCAAGACGATATCTAA
- a CDS encoding RodZ domain-containing protein translates to MSEELKIEELTEDIEIVGPGLLLKDAREAKGLTAKDIASKLNLRVALVEQIEAEQIDESLPPTYVRGFLRNYARLVGLLESDVIASYESTQVAAEQSAEMLSFSRVTEKQKQHNIVMWISYAVAAIVFGSSFVWWLQASNESSDVPVPAVVASTTEQPAEANEQTVDSAPSNNEQETLATSMPTTAVVENSEPAVEIEQAPVAADTSSAPQESTPVVIQLPQQEGVLPQDDPAILVSAVFDFAGDCWVNIFDANGKRLAWGIKKGGYSMRINGAAPLSVTLGKPELVAIDLDGQEVDMSQFGEGNIAKFTLPLTQAAVVE, encoded by the coding sequence ATGTCAGAAGAATTAAAAATAGAAGAACTCACTGAAGACATTGAAATCGTAGGTCCTGGCCTTTTGTTAAAAGACGCCAGGGAAGCAAAGGGGTTAACAGCCAAAGATATCGCAAGTAAGCTGAATTTGCGTGTTGCGTTAGTTGAACAAATTGAAGCTGAGCAAATCGATGAAAGCTTGCCACCAACCTATGTGAGAGGCTTTTTAAGAAACTATGCGCGCCTTGTTGGATTGCTTGAAAGCGACGTAATCGCCAGTTATGAGTCAACACAAGTAGCGGCCGAGCAAAGTGCAGAAATGTTGAGTTTCTCTCGTGTTACCGAAAAACAAAAGCAACATAATATTGTTATGTGGATTAGTTATGCGGTTGCGGCTATTGTATTTGGATCATCATTTGTTTGGTGGTTACAAGCATCAAACGAATCAAGCGATGTCCCAGTGCCAGCTGTTGTAGCCAGTACAACAGAGCAACCAGCAGAGGCTAACGAACAAACGGTTGATAGCGCGCCTTCGAATAATGAACAAGAAACCTTGGCTACATCTATGCCAACAACTGCCGTTGTTGAAAACAGTGAACCAGCGGTTGAAATTGAACAAGCGCCAGTAGCAGCCGACACATCTTCTGCGCCGCAAGAATCAACACCTGTAGTTATTCAGTTACCACAACAAGAGGGTGTGCTACCACAAGACGATCCCGCTATTTTAGTTTCTGCTGTGTTTGATTTTGCAGGTGACTGTTGGGTCAATATTTTTGACGCCAATGGTAAGCGATTAGCCTGGGGTATCAAGAAAGGTGGCTATAGTATGCGTATAAATGGTGCCGCACCTTTGTCAGTGACACTTGGTAAACCTGAACTTGTTGCTATCGACTTAGATGGGCAAGAAGTAGATATGAGTCAATTTGGTGAAGGTAATATCGCCAAGTTCACTTTGCCATTAACACAAGCTGCTGTTGTAGAATAA
- a CDS encoding bifunctional tRNA (adenosine(37)-C2)-methyltransferase TrmG/ribosomal RNA large subunit methyltransferase RlmN, which translates to MSEVAEKVNLLNFDHKSMREYFESIGEKPFRADQLMKWIYHFGYDDFEKMTNLNKKLREKLTRNCVITAPEISEKQVSQDGTIKYALKLESGQEVETVWIPENNRATLCVSSQVGCALECSFCSTAQQGFNRNLSMAEIIGQVWRVANDIGATRIAGTRPITNIVMMGMGEPLLNMKNLIPALDTMLNDLAYGLSKRRVTVSTSGVVPALDMLKEKIDCALAISVHAPNNALRDELVPINKKYPLEEFLAASRRYIDGSKANKQVTIEYVMIEGVNDSTDQAHELAHALKDTPSKINLIPFNPYPGSPYKRSSNSRIDRFDKVLQSYGFTVITRRTRGDDIDAACGQLAGDVLDRTKRTMAERQAKSKVQGGDIAVKLVQ; encoded by the coding sequence ATGAGTGAAGTAGCAGAAAAAGTCAATTTACTGAATTTTGATCACAAAAGTATGCGTGAATACTTTGAGTCGATCGGTGAAAAGCCGTTTCGAGCAGATCAATTGATGAAGTGGATATACCATTTTGGTTATGACGACTTTGAAAAAATGACCAACTTAAATAAAAAGTTGCGTGAAAAACTTACTCGCAACTGTGTTATTACTGCGCCTGAAATTTCTGAAAAACAAGTCTCACAAGATGGCACAATAAAGTATGCGTTAAAACTTGAAAGTGGACAGGAAGTAGAAACCGTATGGATTCCTGAAAACAATCGCGCAACACTGTGTGTCTCATCTCAAGTCGGTTGTGCATTAGAATGTTCGTTCTGCTCGACGGCGCAACAAGGTTTTAATCGTAATTTGTCGATGGCTGAAATCATAGGTCAAGTGTGGCGTGTAGCAAATGATATTGGCGCTACCCGTATTGCCGGCACTCGCCCAATCACTAATATTGTGATGATGGGCATGGGTGAACCTTTGCTTAACATGAAGAACTTGATCCCTGCCTTAGATACAATGTTGAACGATTTGGCTTACGGTTTGTCGAAAAGACGAGTAACCGTGAGCACGTCTGGCGTTGTACCTGCACTGGACATGTTAAAAGAAAAAATCGATTGTGCCCTGGCTATTTCTGTACACGCGCCAAACAATGCGCTACGCGATGAATTAGTGCCAATTAACAAGAAATATCCGTTAGAAGAGTTTTTAGCTGCATCACGTCGTTACATAGATGGATCAAAAGCAAACAAGCAAGTGACGATAGAATATGTCATGATAGAAGGTGTAAACGATAGTACGGATCAAGCACACGAATTAGCACATGCATTGAAAGATACGCCGAGCAAGATAAATTTAATCCCATTTAATCCTTATCCCGGCTCTCCTTACAAGCGTTCGAGTAATTCTCGTATTGATCGTTTTGATAAAGTATTGCAAAGTTATGGTTTTACTGTAATTACTCGCAGAACCCGTGGTGACGATATTGACGCTGCCTGTGGTCAATTAGCGGGTGATGTTTTAGACCGCACCAAACGTACAATGGCTGAAAGACAAGCCAAAAGCAAAGTACAAGGCGGTGATATAGCGGTCAAACTAGTTCAATAG
- a CDS encoding YfgM family protein, with translation METYQTEEQQVEAIKKLWKEYGNVLIAGIVIGLGGFVGFNFYKDSKLAEQYATSDAFLQLVEQEEGVDQAQTEAFVAEHGDSSYASLSALAAAKKAVEAEDWALAKTNLETAVAKAQSEGIKAIATVRLARVEIQLEQYDQALATLGAQFPESFVSIVEETKGDAYIKQGNTEQARVAYQAALDASEQGMNAALQMKLDDLAQADVLQ, from the coding sequence GTGGAAACATATCAAACTGAAGAACAACAAGTTGAAGCGATCAAAAAGCTGTGGAAAGAATACGGCAATGTATTGATTGCAGGTATTGTTATTGGCTTAGGTGGCTTTGTTGGATTCAATTTTTATAAAGATTCAAAATTGGCAGAGCAATACGCAACATCTGATGCATTTCTGCAACTAGTTGAACAAGAAGAAGGTGTTGACCAAGCGCAAACTGAAGCGTTTGTTGCAGAGCATGGTGATTCAAGCTATGCCAGCCTTTCTGCATTAGCAGCAGCTAAAAAAGCGGTAGAAGCTGAAGACTGGGCATTAGCTAAAACTAACCTTGAGACTGCTGTAGCTAAGGCGCAAAGCGAGGGTATAAAAGCTATTGCTACCGTGCGTTTAGCGCGCGTAGAAATTCAACTAGAGCAATATGACCAAGCTTTAGCCACGTTAGGCGCTCAGTTCCCAGAATCTTTCGTTTCTATTGTTGAAGAAACAAAAGGTGATGCCTACATAAAACAAGGAAATACAGAACAAGCGCGCGTTGCGTATCAAGCTGCCCTTGATGCATCTGAGCAAGGCATGAATGCTGCGCTACAAATGAAGTTAGACGACTTAGCGCAAGCAGACGTTTTACAGTAA
- the bamB gene encoding outer membrane protein assembly factor BamB → MFKNKLITASLLALAVVSCSSTDDEEAYDYVAELVEIEEQFSPDEIWSDGIGEGISGHFSTLRPTVAYNKIFTASREGHAVAYDLESGDEIWYADLSDIHDERGFFDNRRNARVNGGPVTGINKVFYGTENGELFALDAETGELVWEAKLKGEVVSAPAVDAGYVIVNTTSGVMHAFNAETGEEVWMVEQDIPALTLRGTSTPVIASGGVLVGTATGQLSVFLLETGQQGWSVEVGEPSGTTELQRVIDVDAKPIAYGDKVYAIAARGNLVAIELRNGSIAWKRQYSSYRQISLDRNTIFLTDVKGHVYAVDRNNGLEKWSQLSLTNRGVTGPVVVGDYVVVGDTEGFLHWIDQETGEFVARFYVNGSGIYTTPVVHEDIIYVQARNGDIVAVETPELEN, encoded by the coding sequence ATGTTTAAAAACAAACTTATTACAGCAAGTCTATTGGCACTAGCCGTTGTTAGCTGTTCATCGACAGATGATGAAGAAGCGTATGACTATGTTGCTGAATTAGTAGAGATCGAAGAGCAGTTTTCTCCAGATGAGATTTGGAGTGACGGTATTGGTGAAGGGATTAGTGGTCACTTTTCAACACTAAGACCAACCGTTGCGTACAACAAAATATTTACTGCCAGTCGCGAAGGACACGCGGTAGCCTATGATTTAGAAAGCGGTGACGAAATTTGGTACGCAGACTTAAGTGACATACACGACGAGCGAGGATTTTTTGACAATCGCCGCAATGCTCGTGTAAATGGTGGCCCTGTCACCGGCATAAACAAAGTCTTTTACGGTACCGAAAATGGCGAACTGTTTGCTTTAGATGCAGAAACAGGAGAGCTAGTTTGGGAAGCGAAGCTTAAAGGTGAAGTCGTTTCGGCACCAGCGGTAGACGCTGGTTATGTTATAGTCAACACTACGTCGGGTGTTATGCATGCTTTCAATGCTGAGACTGGCGAAGAAGTCTGGATGGTAGAGCAAGATATTCCTGCGTTGACTCTTCGTGGTACAAGTACACCAGTTATTGCTTCAGGTGGTGTGTTGGTAGGTACTGCTACTGGCCAGCTATCAGTATTTTTACTAGAAACAGGACAGCAAGGTTGGTCAGTTGAAGTAGGTGAACCATCAGGTACAACTGAATTGCAACGTGTTATTGATGTAGACGCTAAGCCTATTGCTTACGGTGATAAAGTGTATGCGATTGCAGCTCGCGGTAACTTGGTGGCGATTGAACTTCGCAACGGTAGCATTGCGTGGAAACGTCAATATTCTTCTTATCGTCAAATATCGTTAGACAGAAATACTATTTTCCTGACAGACGTTAAAGGCCATGTTTATGCCGTGGACCGTAACAATGGATTAGAAAAGTGGAGTCAGCTTAGCTTAACTAATCGTGGCGTCACAGGCCCAGTTGTTGTTGGTGATTATGTTGTAGTCGGTGATACTGAAGGCTTTCTGCACTGGATTGACCAAGAAACAGGTGAATTCGTAGCACGCTTCTATGTTAATGGTAGTGGTATATATACAACACCTGTAGTGCATGAAGACATCATTTACGTGCAAGCAAGAAATGGTGATATTGTTGCTGTCGAAACGCCAGAACTAGAAAACTAG